A genomic region of Papaver somniferum cultivar HN1 chromosome 7, ASM357369v1, whole genome shotgun sequence contains the following coding sequences:
- the LOC113294145 gene encoding uncharacterized protein LOC113294145, translated as MALQDKYLGVPLLIQKNKVDTFGHLSEKFGNRMDLWNGKHLNQLGRTVLAQTVLGSVASHHLSFFSMPKVLTDKFERFQRNFVLNKNQNGRSLKLIKWKTVAQPKVLGGLNLKKTEVMNISGLLNWKTPPSSQFVSSSLQTIDQLIDHDNKSWRLDILTPLFNNATVNDILNIRISTVGEDQLRWTPADNGLLSVKTTYRVLDTVNRNASVDHMVNLFPWNKFWKSVLPPEIMHFIWKCVHGCLPVSERLARYVADINPKFPFYDRENETVQHLLIDCDVFEAIRLTVNILILQDYAVV; from the exons ATGGCCTTGCAAGATAAATACTTAGGAGTGCCTCTTCTAATTCAGAAGAACAAGGTAGATACTTTTGGTCACTTATCTGAAAAGTTTGGAAATAGGATGGATTTATGGAACGGTAAACATCTTAATCAGCTTGGTAGGACTGTTTTAGCTCAAACGGTTTTAGGGTCTGTAGCCTCACATCATTTATCATTTTTTTCAATGCCAAAAGTTCTTACTGATAAGTTCGAAAGGTTTCAGAGGAATTTCGTTCTTAATAAAAACCAAAACGGTAGAAGTCTTAAACTTATCAAATGGAAAACAGTTGCTCAACCTAAGGTTCTAGGTGGTTTGAATCTTAAGAAAACTGAAGTGATGAATATTTCCGGCTTACTAA ATTGGAAAACTCCTCCGTCCTCCCAATTTGTTTCCTCATCTTTGCAAACTATTGATCAACTCATTGATCATGACAATAAGTCATGGAGACTTGATATCTTAACACCTTTGTTTAATAATGCAACTGTTAATGATATCCTTAATATTAGAATTTCTACTGTAGGAGAGGATCAGTTGAGATGGACTCCGGCAGATAATGGTCTTCTTTCTGTCAAAACAACATATAGAGTACTTGACACAGTTAACAGAAATGCTAGTGTTGATCATATGGTTAATCTTTTTCCTTGGAACAAATTTTGGAAATCTGTTTTACCTCCTGAGATTATGCATTTTATTTGGAAATGTGTGCATGGTTGTCTACCAGTTAGCGAAAGGCTAGCTAGATATGTAGCTGATATTAATCCAAAATTCCCCTTTTATGATAGAGAAAATGAGACTGTGCaacatttattgattgattgtgaTGTTTTTGAAGCCATTCGGTTAACAGTGAATATTCTAATATTGCAGGATTATGCAGTGGTTTAG